The Thiosulfativibrio zosterae genome has a window encoding:
- the greA gene encoding transcription elongation factor GreA: MQRHPMTKEGADALQVELNKLKKEDRPAITEAIATAREHGDLKENAEYHAAREQQGMIEARIKQIEAILSNIQIIDVTKLNPNGKVVFGATVTVLNIDTDEELTYKIVGNEEADLKHNKISVNSPIARAMIGKSEGDEIVVEAPKGNIDYEIIQVQYI; encoded by the coding sequence ATGCAAAGACATCCTATGACAAAAGAAGGCGCTGATGCGCTGCAAGTAGAATTAAATAAGCTTAAAAAAGAAGATAGACCTGCGATTACCGAAGCCATCGCTACTGCGCGTGAACATGGTGATCTAAAGGAAAATGCTGAATATCATGCAGCACGCGAACAACAGGGCATGATTGAAGCACGTATTAAGCAGATTGAAGCAATTTTAAGCAATATCCAAATCATTGATGTGACCAAATTAAACCCGAATGGCAAGGTCGTTTTTGGGGCAACAGTGACGGTTTTAAATATTGATACTGACGAAGAGTTAACTTACAAAATTGTGGGTAACGAAGAAGCCGATCTAAAACACAATAAAATCTCTGTCAATTCACCGATTGCGCGTGCCATGATTGGAAAATCTGAAGGTGACGAAATCGTGGTAGAGGCGCCTAAAGGTAATATTGACTACGAGATTATTCAAGTTCAATATATTTAA
- a CDS encoding ROK family protein yields MRIGIDLGGTKIEAVALDEKGAVIFKQRMDTPKGDYAKTLAALIDLVKQAEQATQQTARSIGIGIPGAVSKKTGLIKNANSTWLIGQDLQGDIQSQLSSPVKLANDANCFALSEASDGAAAGAEVVFGVIIGTGCGGGLVVNGKILNGINAIGGEWGHNPLPWQTQQDVAMPCYCGLQGCTETFLSGSGFQAHYHHKTHQALSAQQIVALAQKGDATAQQHLENYCVWLAKGLASVINIVDPDIIVLGGGMSNIDYLYQRVPELWQAWVFSDVVETVLKPPKWGDSSGVRGAAWL; encoded by the coding sequence ATGCGTATCGGCATAGATTTAGGCGGCACTAAAATTGAAGCAGTGGCGCTGGATGAAAAGGGTGCGGTTATTTTTAAGCAGCGTATGGATACCCCTAAAGGGGATTATGCAAAAACGCTTGCAGCCCTGATTGATTTGGTCAAACAAGCAGAGCAGGCGACTCAACAAACCGCGCGCTCAATTGGCATCGGTATTCCAGGTGCTGTTTCTAAAAAAACAGGTTTGATTAAGAATGCCAATTCTACCTGGTTGATAGGTCAAGATTTACAAGGTGATATACAAAGTCAGTTAAGTTCGCCAGTCAAACTCGCCAATGATGCAAATTGTTTTGCTTTGTCTGAAGCCAGCGATGGTGCTGCGGCAGGGGCAGAGGTGGTTTTTGGTGTGATTATTGGCACGGGTTGCGGTGGCGGTTTGGTGGTCAACGGCAAAATTTTGAATGGCATTAACGCCATAGGCGGCGAATGGGGACATAACCCTTTGCCCTGGCAAACGCAGCAAGATGTGGCGATGCCTTGTTACTGTGGTTTGCAAGGCTGCACCGAAACCTTTTTGTCTGGTTCGGGGTTTCAGGCGCATTATCACCACAAAACCCATCAAGCCTTGAGTGCCCAGCAAATTGTGGCATTGGCGCAAAAGGGCGATGCGACTGCGCAACAGCATTTAGAAAATTATTGTGTTTGGTTAGCCAAAGGCTTAGCGTCGGTGATTAATATTGTGGATCCAGATATCATCGTATTAGGCGGTGGAATGTCGAATATTGATTATTTGTATCAACGCGTGCCGGAGCTTTGGCAGGCGTGGGTTTTTAGTGATGTGGTAGAAACGGTTTTAAAACCGCCTAAATGGGGCGATTCCAGTGGCGTACGTGGAGCGGCTTGGTTGTAA
- a CDS encoding thioredoxin family protein, which produces MKTLESFAELDSLKATEDGLVVLFGGKECNVCHVIKPKLIDLMAEHYPKMTLAYVDCHVTTDICAQNGVLSLPTLQVYFTGQKFFEEVRTFSLQKVAQDMARPYSMCFSED; this is translated from the coding sequence ATGAAAACCTTAGAAAGTTTTGCTGAATTAGACAGCCTAAAAGCCACTGAAGACGGCTTGGTGGTGTTGTTTGGGGGTAAAGAGTGTAATGTATGTCATGTCATTAAACCCAAGTTGATTGATTTAATGGCGGAACATTACCCTAAAATGACCTTGGCTTATGTCGATTGCCATGTCACTACGGATATTTGTGCTCAAAACGGCGTGTTGAGTTTACCAACTTTGCAGGTCTATTTTACAGGCCAAAAGTTTTTTGAAGAAGTGCGCACCTTTAGTCTGCAAAAAGTGGCACAAGACATGGCTCGTCCCTACAGTATGTGTTTTTCTGAAGATTAA
- the carA gene encoding glutamine-hydrolyzing carbamoyl-phosphate synthase small subunit, with product MTQALLALEDGTLFWGVSLGALGETVGEVVFNTSLTGYQEILTDPSYFKQIVTLTYPHIGNVGVNEEDAESNAIMAQGLIVKDCPAVMSNFRAQKTLPDYLKEQNVVAIADIDTRKLTRILRDKGAQAGVIVAGDNINAEDAVAKAKGFAGLKGMDLAKEVTTPTTYSWTEGSWALNAGHADCSANNQYHVVAFDYGVKRNILRMLADRGCKLTVVPAKTTAAEVLAMNPDGVFLSNGPGDPEPCDYAITAIQDILKTDIPVFGICLGHQLLALASGAKTVKMKFGHHGGNHPVQNIDNKKVMITAQNHGFAVDADTLPANVKATHKSLFDGSLQGIERTDKAAFSFQGHPEASPGPHDVAPLFDQFIANIQKFKQTQV from the coding sequence ATGACACAGGCTTTACTGGCATTAGAAGACGGCACCCTTTTTTGGGGAGTCTCATTAGGTGCGTTAGGGGAAACTGTAGGTGAAGTAGTGTTTAATACTTCATTGACCGGTTATCAAGAAATCCTAACGGATCCTTCATATTTCAAACAAATCGTAACCTTAACTTATCCTCACATTGGTAATGTTGGCGTTAACGAAGAAGATGCTGAGTCAAACGCAATTATGGCGCAAGGGTTAATCGTGAAAGATTGCCCAGCAGTGATGAGTAACTTTCGTGCGCAAAAAACCTTGCCAGACTATTTAAAAGAACAAAATGTCGTGGCGATTGCCGATATTGATACGCGTAAACTGACACGCATTTTGCGTGACAAGGGTGCGCAAGCCGGTGTGATTGTGGCCGGTGATAATATCAATGCCGAAGATGCCGTTGCCAAAGCTAAAGGATTTGCAGGCTTAAAAGGTATGGACTTAGCTAAAGAAGTCACTACACCGACCACTTACTCGTGGACTGAAGGTTCATGGGCATTAAATGCAGGGCATGCCGATTGCTCAGCCAATAATCAATATCATGTGGTTGCGTTTGACTATGGCGTGAAACGCAATATTTTGCGTATGTTGGCAGACCGTGGTTGTAAATTAACTGTTGTGCCTGCTAAAACAACTGCTGCCGAAGTTTTAGCCATGAATCCAGATGGAGTATTTTTATCAAACGGGCCTGGTGATCCAGAGCCTTGTGATTATGCAATTACTGCGATTCAAGATATTTTAAAAACTGATATTCCGGTGTTTGGTATTTGTTTAGGTCACCAATTGTTAGCGTTAGCGTCAGGTGCTAAGACCGTTAAGATGAAGTTTGGTCACCACGGGGGTAACCACCCAGTGCAAAACATCGATAACAAAAAAGTGATGATTACCGCGCAAAACCACGGCTTTGCGGTGGATGCGGATACGCTACCAGCCAATGTCAAAGCCACTCACAAGTCTTTGTTTGATGGTTCATTGCAAGGGATTGAGCGTACAGATAAGGCTGCGTTTAGCTTCCAAGGTCACCCTGAAGCCAGCCCAGGGCCTCATGATGTTGCGCCGCTGTTTGATCAGTTCATTGCCAATATTCAAAAATTTAAACAAACTCAAGTGTAA
- a CDS encoding ferritin-like domain-containing protein: MAKLNIFTTVYECLMTQELDAKVQKLQALQELWSEDAFEFTPTAEIHRVPDAGRPELPILVSPKDLPKRRLGSKEGQVALMHSIAHIEFNAVNLALDAIYRFQTMPRAYYQDWLGVAGEESYHFQMVREHLYHLGAEYGDLTAHNGLWLTTYETDHDPLVRMALVPRTLEARGLDVTPPMLQKLRAIGDKRGVEILKILLRDEIGHVEVGTRWFRYLCAERGLNPFNTFKEILENYYHGDLRGPFNIEARIAAGFCEDEIAWLTSIESQSAKAVAANKANA; the protein is encoded by the coding sequence ATGGCTAAACTCAATATTTTTACGACGGTTTATGAGTGTTTAATGACTCAAGAACTGGATGCTAAAGTCCAAAAACTTCAAGCCTTGCAAGAACTATGGTCGGAAGATGCTTTTGAGTTTACGCCCACCGCAGAAATTCATCGTGTTCCAGATGCAGGTCGGCCTGAATTGCCGATTTTGGTCAGCCCTAAGGATTTACCTAAACGCCGTTTAGGATCAAAAGAAGGGCAAGTTGCGTTAATGCATTCGATTGCGCATATTGAGTTTAATGCGGTTAACTTAGCCTTAGATGCCATTTACCGATTTCAGACAATGCCACGTGCTTATTATCAAGATTGGCTAGGCGTTGCGGGTGAGGAGTCTTATCATTTTCAAATGGTGCGTGAGCATTTGTACCATCTAGGTGCCGAGTATGGGGATTTAACCGCCCATAATGGTTTGTGGTTAACCACCTACGAAACCGACCATGATCCCTTAGTGCGTATGGCTTTGGTGCCGCGTACTCTAGAAGCTCGTGGTTTGGATGTGACCCCACCCATGTTACAAAAATTGCGTGCGATTGGCGATAAGCGGGGGGTAGAAATCTTAAAGATTTTATTGCGTGATGAAATTGGTCATGTGGAAGTCGGTACTCGATGGTTCCGCTACTTATGCGCCGAGCGAGGTTTGAATCCATTTAATACTTTTAAGGAAATTCTCGAAAATTATTACCACGGTGATTTACGAGGCCCCTTTAATATTGAAGCGCGTATCGCCGCGGGATTTTGTGAAGATGAAATTGCCTGGTTGACTTCTATCGAGTCGCAGAGTGCTAAAGCGGTTGCTGCCAATAAGGCCAATGCCTAA
- a CDS encoding DUF5666 domain-containing protein, with product MMSFSLFNKRSYLFILSILSLFALLSACQIQPTQTANTSGFGGTGSPMIALQDSMSGFGGTGKTSSGFGGTGIVGTIQAFGSIWVNGIEIGYGEKTQIESNLMRHDTLKLGQQVHLETLPLEDKTLTGQIHVFYPIAGEITQIDEQNLTINHQFIVTRDDATYYDDNLTLQVGEFVAINGYQNAEQTWMATRINANPDHKTFYQPEPTLNFSSSVKQMVIEQRLINFKPWESLQRLQAVPLKQNHFDSKILSNEPLENKAHPEQPMQIMQPLNPPKTETMAKPEMPLQLLQQQKSLMDVPREQRDLMQLQRDLQTQQQGLREQQQGLQNLKPLMQLNNLRPQSHP from the coding sequence ATGATGAGCTTTTCTCTGTTCAACAAGCGCTCCTACCTTTTTATCCTAAGTATTTTAAGTTTGTTTGCACTGCTTTCGGCTTGCCAAATACAACCTACTCAAACCGCTAACACCTCTGGGTTTGGTGGCACCGGTTCGCCCATGATTGCCTTGCAAGATTCCATGAGCGGATTTGGCGGCACAGGTAAAACCTCGTCTGGGTTTGGTGGTACGGGTATCGTGGGCACCATTCAAGCATTTGGCAGTATTTGGGTGAATGGGATTGAAATTGGTTACGGCGAAAAAACCCAAATTGAGTCTAACTTAATGCGCCATGACACCTTAAAACTGGGACAACAAGTTCACTTAGAAACCTTGCCACTAGAAGACAAAACCCTCACCGGGCAAATTCATGTTTTTTACCCGATTGCAGGAGAGATTACCCAAATTGACGAACAAAACCTAACGATTAATCATCAGTTTATCGTGACCCGTGATGATGCCACCTATTACGATGACAATCTAACCCTTCAGGTTGGAGAATTTGTGGCCATCAATGGTTATCAAAATGCCGAGCAAACTTGGATGGCAACCCGCATTAATGCTAACCCAGACCATAAAACTTTTTACCAACCAGAACCTACGCTCAACTTTTCAAGTTCGGTGAAACAAATGGTGATTGAACAGCGCTTAATCAACTTTAAACCCTGGGAATCCTTGCAAAGACTTCAAGCCGTTCCGCTCAAACAAAATCATTTTGACAGCAAAATTTTGAGCAATGAACCCTTAGAAAATAAAGCGCATCCTGAACAGCCCATGCAAATCATGCAGCCTTTAAATCCACCAAAAACGGAAACTATGGCAAAACCAGAAATGCCACTGCAGCTTTTACAACAACAGAAAAGTTTAATGGATGTTCCTCGCGAACAGCGAGATTTAATGCAGTTGCAAAGAGATTTGCAAACCCAGCAACAAGGGCTTCGTGAGCAACAGCAAGGATTACAAAACTTAAAACCCTTGATGCAACTCAATAACCTCAGACCGCAAAGCCATCCCTAA
- a CDS encoding redoxin domain-containing protein, whose product MLKFWGVLWLIWMGFAAAFASADEIQLTQFKVENPKALVLWLPSERGVLPQEKALAQALEQQQISVWMPDLFESYFLPIAPSSLLKVPVADVTELIAQFQKQQPSLPHYLITSNRGATLALKALAAKPKSQNLGLIFLNPNLYISTPEPGKLAEYWPEVSRVNYPIYIRQAELAPSRWHLQALQEQLNMRGSDVFIQLLPKLRDRYYFRADANAYEQDRAQFLAADLMQSMRLLNPYLAEKRFNSAVGQAEIATEIKVPDRKIGLQVYQGLANKPLALPSFEGNMVSLTDLHGKVVLLNFWASWCPPCVHEMPSMANLKTQLNQKPFEILAVNLAEERAVIKQFKQQHPLNFPVLMDLQGQAVQDWQVFAYPSSYLIDKQGKIRYALFGSYDWQNPQALNIINELIHE is encoded by the coding sequence ATGCTTAAGTTTTGGGGGGTTTTATGGTTAATCTGGATGGGCTTTGCAGCGGCTTTTGCATCTGCGGATGAGATTCAGTTGACGCAATTTAAGGTTGAGAATCCAAAGGCATTGGTTTTATGGCTGCCCTCTGAAAGAGGCGTTTTGCCTCAAGAAAAAGCCTTGGCTCAAGCGTTGGAGCAGCAACAAATATCCGTTTGGATGCCAGATTTGTTTGAATCTTATTTTTTGCCCATTGCCCCCAGCAGTTTGCTGAAAGTGCCCGTGGCTGATGTCACTGAATTAATAGCACAGTTTCAAAAACAACAGCCGAGTTTGCCTCATTATTTAATCACCTCAAATCGAGGTGCCACTTTGGCCTTAAAAGCCTTGGCGGCAAAACCCAAATCGCAGAATTTGGGTCTTATCTTTTTAAATCCCAATCTCTATATCAGTACGCCTGAACCTGGCAAGTTGGCAGAATATTGGCCAGAGGTTTCACGAGTCAATTATCCCATTTACATTCGCCAAGCTGAATTAGCGCCTTCTCGTTGGCACTTGCAAGCCTTGCAAGAGCAGTTAAACATGCGTGGGTCAGATGTTTTTATACAGCTCTTGCCAAAATTACGCGACCGTTATTATTTTCGAGCCGATGCGAATGCCTACGAGCAGGATAGAGCGCAGTTTTTGGCAGCAGATTTGATGCAATCCATGAGGTTATTAAATCCTTATTTAGCCGAAAAACGCTTTAATTCAGCGGTTGGGCAAGCTGAAATCGCAACTGAAATTAAAGTGCCAGATAGAAAGATTGGATTACAAGTTTATCAAGGTCTGGCGAATAAACCGCTCGCTTTGCCCAGCTTTGAAGGTAATATGGTGAGCTTGACCGATTTGCATGGCAAGGTGGTGTTGCTTAATTTTTGGGCGAGTTGGTGTCCGCCTTGTGTGCATGAGATGCCTTCCATGGCAAACTTAAAAACCCAGCTCAATCAAAAACCTTTTGAAATCTTGGCGGTCAATTTGGCGGAAGAACGAGCGGTGATTAAGCAGTTTAAGCAGCAGCATCCTTTAAATTTTCCTGTCTTAATGGATTTGCAAGGTCAAGCTGTGCAAGATTGGCAGGTGTTTGCTTATCCCAGTTCTTATTTAATCGATAAACAGGGTAAAATTCGCTATGCCTTGTTTGGCAGTTATGATTGGCAGAATCCACAAGCCCTTAATATTATTAACGAATTAATCCATGAATAG
- a CDS encoding DUF6502 family protein: MPIEEELSLKDKALTKALKTMLKPLVRLLIQQNITFIGLQNLLKRTFVEVADESFCLENKKQTDSRVSLLTGIHRADVKRIRNEDPTQLSEKEIKASLSAQIISVWTGNTQYLDEQNRPKPLLRTSQANANQKSFEELVLSISKDKHPRSIVDDWLNQGIIELKTEGETEWVLLTEKGYVPEADFEEKLFFAGKNIGEHLHVVASNLEGQAAPLFDRAVYYEGLSAEAILELETLAKQKILQVMVEVNQRANLLQSQQKGMPEPCQSFHFGAYFSKTTPISQTQTEEKS; this comes from the coding sequence ATGCCCATTGAAGAAGAATTAAGCTTAAAAGACAAAGCCCTAACCAAAGCATTAAAAACCATGCTTAAGCCCTTAGTGCGCTTGCTGATTCAGCAAAATATCACTTTTATTGGCCTACAAAATTTGCTCAAACGCACCTTTGTTGAAGTGGCAGATGAATCTTTTTGTTTAGAAAATAAAAAACAAACTGACAGCCGTGTCAGTTTATTAACGGGTATTCACCGTGCAGATGTTAAACGCATTCGCAACGAAGACCCAACCCAACTCTCCGAAAAGGAAATCAAAGCCAGTTTAAGCGCACAAATTATTTCAGTATGGACGGGTAATACCCAATATCTCGACGAACAAAATCGCCCAAAACCCTTGTTAAGAACCAGCCAAGCCAATGCCAATCAGAAAAGTTTTGAAGAGTTAGTGCTGTCCATTTCCAAGGATAAACACCCCCGCTCTATTGTGGATGACTGGCTTAATCAGGGGATTATAGAACTTAAAACCGAAGGCGAAACCGAATGGGTTCTGCTCACCGAAAAAGGTTATGTACCAGAAGCTGACTTTGAAGAAAAGTTGTTTTTTGCTGGCAAAAATATTGGCGAACATTTGCATGTGGTGGCCAGCAATTTAGAAGGTCAAGCGGCACCCCTATTTGACCGAGCTGTTTATTATGAAGGGCTGTCAGCAGAAGCCATTTTAGAATTGGAAACACTCGCCAAACAAAAAATTTTACAAGTCATGGTCGAAGTAAACCAGCGCGCCAACCTTTTACAATCACAGCAAAAAGGCATGCCTGAGCCTTGTCAAAGTTTTCATTTTGGCGCTTATTTCAGCAAAACCACGCCCATCAGCCAAACGCAAACAGAGGAAAAATCATGA
- the carB gene encoding carbamoyl-phosphate synthase large subunit, giving the protein MPKRSDLKSIMIIGAGPIIIGQACEFDYSGVQACKALKEEGYRVVLVNSNPATIMTDPEMADATYIEPIEWKTVRNIIAKERPDAILPTMGGQTALNCALDLDRHGVLKEFNVELIGANADAIDKAENRDRFRTAMQKIGLDMPTSAVAHTMKEAWAIQAQVGFPTVVRPSFTLGGSGGGIAYNKDEFEQICKFGLDLSPTNELLIEESIIGWKEYEMEVVRDKNDNAIIVCSIENLDPMGVHTGDSITVAPAQTLTDKEYQIMRNASLAVLREIGVETGGSNVQFSINPESGRMIIIEMNPRVSRSSALASKATGFPIAKVAAKLAVGYTLDELQNDITDGATPASFEPSIDYVVTKVPRFTFEKFPQANKRLTTQMKSVGEVMAMGRNFQESLQKALRGLETGKNGLDEVMSLATMDEKDIKDVLRHELRMPGPDRLWYVADAFRAGWDIETVYDTCQIDHWFLAQIKELVDMEDELKQRGLDALDKDYLRRLKRKGFSDNRLAALLKTDAAFIRKFRHTLGVRPVYKRVDTCAAEFETSTAYMYSTYEDECEANPTTRDKIMVLGGGPNRIGQGIEFDYCCVHAAMAMREDGYETIMVNCNPETVSTDYDTSDRLYFEPLTLEDVLEIVDVEKPKGVIVQYGGQTPLKLAEDLEAAGVPIIGTSPESIDLAEDRERFQQLLNTLELRQPPNRTARSESQALVLANEIGYPLVVRPSYVLGGRAMEIVYNDADLSRYMVEAVSVSNDSPVLLDRFLDDAIELDVDAVCDGELVVIGGVMEHIEQAGIHSGDSACSLPPYSIPMHIQDEIRSQVEKMAKGLNVVGLMNTQFAVKGEDIYVLEVNPRASRTVPFVSKAMGKPLAKIAARCMVGQKLVDQGFTKEIRPDFYSVKEAVFPFIKFLGVDPILGPEMKSTGEVMGIGQTFAEAYQKALLAGGTILPTSGKAFLSVRQADRIKVVELARQLIAKGFTILATRGTAKALQEANIECQIVNKVTEGRPNIVDSIVNEEVALIVNTSDGSVSIKDSSSIRREALMHKTCYTTTMAGALAMVAAMEFLDNQTVTRLQDIH; this is encoded by the coding sequence ATGCCCAAAAGAAGTGATTTAAAAAGTATTATGATCATTGGTGCCGGTCCTATCATCATAGGACAGGCCTGCGAGTTCGACTATTCCGGTGTTCAAGCCTGTAAGGCTTTGAAAGAAGAAGGTTACCGCGTTGTATTGGTTAACTCCAACCCAGCGACCATCATGACCGATCCTGAAATGGCCGATGCTACTTACATCGAGCCGATTGAGTGGAAAACCGTTCGTAACATCATTGCCAAAGAACGCCCTGATGCGATTTTGCCAACCATGGGTGGTCAAACTGCCTTGAACTGTGCTTTGGATTTAGATCGTCACGGTGTTTTAAAAGAATTTAATGTTGAGTTGATCGGCGCGAATGCTGATGCCATCGACAAAGCAGAAAACCGTGATCGTTTCCGCACCGCCATGCAAAAAATTGGCTTGGATATGCCCACTTCTGCGGTCGCTCACACCATGAAAGAAGCTTGGGCAATTCAAGCGCAAGTCGGTTTCCCAACGGTGGTGCGTCCATCCTTCACGCTTGGGGGGTCTGGGGGCGGTATTGCTTACAATAAAGATGAGTTTGAACAAATTTGTAAGTTTGGTTTAGATTTGTCACCGACCAATGAGTTGTTAATCGAAGAATCGATTATTGGTTGGAAAGAATACGAAATGGAAGTGGTGCGTGACAAAAACGACAACGCCATTATTGTTTGTTCTATCGAAAACTTGGATCCTATGGGGGTGCATACCGGTGACTCGATAACTGTTGCACCTGCCCAAACGCTTACGGATAAAGAATACCAAATCATGCGTAATGCCTCTTTGGCTGTTCTGCGTGAAATTGGGGTTGAAACAGGGGGGTCAAACGTCCAGTTTTCGATTAACCCTGAATCTGGTCGTATGATTATCATAGAGATGAACCCGCGTGTATCGCGTTCATCAGCCTTGGCTTCAAAAGCAACTGGTTTCCCGATTGCCAAAGTGGCCGCGAAATTGGCGGTTGGTTATACGCTGGATGAACTTCAAAACGACATTACCGATGGTGCAACCCCAGCCTCTTTCGAACCTTCAATCGACTATGTGGTCACCAAAGTTCCGCGTTTTACCTTTGAAAAATTCCCTCAAGCCAATAAGCGTTTAACCACCCAGATGAAATCTGTGGGTGAAGTCATGGCGATGGGTCGTAACTTCCAAGAATCTTTACAAAAAGCATTGCGTGGTTTAGAAACGGGTAAAAATGGTCTGGATGAAGTCATGTCTTTGGCGACCATGGATGAGAAAGATATTAAAGATGTATTGCGTCACGAATTGCGTATGCCTGGCCCAGATAGATTGTGGTACGTAGCAGATGCTTTCCGTGCCGGTTGGGACATTGAAACCGTTTATGATACCTGCCAAATTGATCACTGGTTCTTAGCGCAAATCAAAGAATTGGTGGACATGGAAGACGAGTTGAAACAACGCGGTTTAGATGCGTTGGATAAAGACTACTTGCGTCGTTTAAAGCGTAAAGGTTTTTCGGATAACCGTTTAGCGGCGCTTTTAAAAACCGATGCGGCTTTTATTCGCAAATTCCGTCATACCCTTGGGGTTCGTCCGGTTTATAAGCGTGTGGACACCTGTGCGGCGGAATTTGAAACCTCAACGGCCTATATGTATTCTACTTACGAAGATGAGTGTGAAGCGAATCCAACCACTCGTGACAAAATCATGGTGTTGGGCGGCGGTCCAAACCGAATTGGTCAAGGCATTGAATTTGATTATTGCTGTGTTCATGCGGCCATGGCGATGCGTGAAGATGGTTATGAAACCATTATGGTGAACTGTAATCCAGAAACCGTTTCTACCGATTACGACACATCTGACCGCTTGTACTTTGAGCCTTTAACGCTTGAAGATGTATTAGAAATTGTTGATGTTGAAAAGCCTAAAGGCGTTATCGTGCAGTACGGTGGACAAACGCCGCTTAAATTGGCTGAAGATTTAGAAGCAGCCGGCGTGCCGATTATAGGTACATCGCCAGAGTCGATAGACTTGGCAGAAGACCGTGAGCGTTTCCAGCAGCTATTAAATACTTTGGAACTTAGACAACCGCCTAACCGCACTGCCCGCAGTGAAAGCCAGGCCTTGGTGTTGGCTAACGAAATTGGTTATCCATTAGTGGTGCGTCCTTCTTATGTATTGGGTGGTCGTGCCATGGAAATCGTTTATAACGATGCTGATTTATCGCGTTATATGGTTGAAGCGGTTTCGGTTTCTAATGATTCTCCAGTGTTATTAGACCGTTTCTTAGATGATGCGATTGAGTTGGATGTTGATGCGGTATGTGATGGCGAACTCGTTGTCATTGGTGGCGTGATGGAACACATTGAGCAAGCGGGTATTCACTCAGGTGACTCAGCGTGTTCATTACCGCCTTACAGCATTCCAATGCATATTCAAGATGAAATTCGTTCTCAAGTCGAGAAAATGGCCAAAGGTCTGAATGTGGTTGGTCTTATGAACACACAATTTGCGGTTAAAGGCGAAGACATTTATGTTCTAGAAGTTAACCCTCGTGCTTCAAGAACGGTACCGTTTGTATCAAAAGCCATGGGCAAGCCTTTGGCTAAAATTGCCGCACGTTGTATGGTGGGGCAAAAATTGGTTGATCAAGGGTTTACCAAAGAAATTCGCCCTGATTTTTATTCGGTTAAAGAAGCGGTTTTCCCATTCATCAAGTTCTTGGGTGTTGACCCAATTCTTGGGCCAGAAATGAAATCAACGGGTGAAGTCATGGGGATCGGCCAAACTTTTGCCGAGGCTTATCAAAAAGCCTTGTTGGCGGGCGGAACTATTCTGCCGACTTCAGGCAAAGCATTCTTAAGTGTGCGCCAAGCAGACCGTATTAAAGTGGTTGAATTAGCTCGCCAATTGATTGCCAAAGGGTTTACCATTTTGGCAACACGTGGCACGGCGAAAGCCTTGCAAGAAGCCAATATTGAATGTCAAATCGTGAATAAAGTTACTGAAGGGCGTCCAAATATTGTGGACTCAATTGTGAATGAAGAAGTGGCTTTGATTGTGAATACATCTGATGGTTCGGTCAGTATTAAAGATTCATCGAGCATTCGTCGTGAAGCCTTGATGCATAAAACTTGTTACACCACGACCATGGCGGGAGCTTTGGCAATGGTTGCGGCGATGGAGTTTTTGGACAACCAAACCGTTACTCGTTTACAAGACATTCACTAA
- a CDS encoding class I SAM-dependent methyltransferase codes for MALTEKQRLRIQARHKYSIERYGYEPSALFWSSKEIQELRFQVILNAIAEFSDVTQSLKLLDVGCGFGDFNAYALKNACEFEYVGIDVSPDMVAASQLKYPGLVTFNGEIFDFNWPDNSFDWVILSGALNEVVDDSGKYAHSVIKQMLRFAKQGVVFNLLNRNEAWIASRPDLQSFYPHDMTVFCDSLANEVICIEDYLPNDFTMVLLKDL; via the coding sequence ATGGCCTTAACTGAAAAGCAACGCTTGCGTATTCAAGCGCGCCACAAGTATTCGATAGAGCGTTATGGTTACGAGCCCAGTGCTTTGTTTTGGAGCAGTAAAGAAATTCAAGAATTGCGCTTTCAGGTCATTTTAAATGCGATAGCAGAATTTTCAGATGTCACGCAATCTTTAAAGCTATTAGATGTGGGTTGTGGTTTTGGTGATTTTAACGCCTATGCACTTAAAAATGCTTGCGAGTTTGAGTATGTTGGCATAGATGTATCGCCTGATATGGTCGCTGCCAGCCAGCTAAAATACCCAGGCCTGGTGACTTTTAATGGAGAAATCTTTGATTTTAACTGGCCAGATAACAGTTTTGATTGGGTGATATTATCCGGTGCGTTAAATGAAGTAGTGGATGATTCTGGGAAATATGCACACTCGGTGATAAAACAGATGTTGCGTTTCGCCAAACAGGGCGTGGTTTTTAATTTGTTAAACCGTAACGAAGCTTGGATAGCGTCTCGCCCCGATTTGCAAAGTTTTTATCCCCATGACATGACAGTATTTTGTGACAGCTTGGCAAATGAAGTGATTTGTATTGAAGATTATTTACCCAATGACTTCACAATGGTTTTACTAAAAGATCTTTAG